The segment GATCACCGCACGCGCGAGGCTTGGTTGTGTGTCACACCGGGCCAGGGAAGTGATCCGGATGCGGTCTTCCAGGAGCTCGTGAGTCTCCTTAACATCTGCCGTCCCCTTCCAGAGGTGCGCCGCTATTTCAGCCGCTCTCAGAGGCCGGAGCCCCGAATGGCCCGCGAAGACTACCGCACAATGATCACCCGCTGCAAGGAGCTCATCGCGGCCGGTGAAATCTATCAGGCGAATCTTTCCCATCAATTTGTATTCGAGTTGCCCGGCCGGAATCTGGTGGAGCTCTACGCAGCTTTGCGCACAGCACACCCCGCGCCTTTTGGTGCGTTTCTGAACTATCCGGGGTTTTCGGTCTTGAGTTTGAGTCCGGAGCGTTTCTTGCGCGTCCAGGGATCCCGAGTGGAGACGCGGCCCATCAAGGGAACTGCGGCGCGCGGGGCAACAAACGATGAAGACCGGGTGCGGGCCTCGCAGCTTTTGCAAAGCACCAAGGACGCGGCTGAGCATGTGATGATTGTGGATTTGGAGCGCAATGATTTGGGGCGTGTTTGTAAGCCCGGGAGTGTGCGTGTGGAGCGTTCGGCGGAATTGGAATCCTATGCCACGGTTCACCACTTGGTTTCTACCATTGCGGGGCAGTTGAGGGAAGGAACAGGGCCGGTGGATTGTTTGAGGGCCACCTTCCCCGGTGGATCTATTAGCGGCGCGCCCAAGGTGCGGGCCATGCAGATCATCGAGGAACTGGAGCCTTTGGGAAGAGGCCTTTACACCGGTTCAATCGGTTGGATTTCCGGGGCTGGTAATATGGATTTTTCGATTGTGATCCGTACGATTCTTGCCCAAGGCAACAAGGGCTA is part of the Candidatus Omnitrophota bacterium genome and harbors:
- the pabB gene encoding aminodeoxychorismate synthase component I translates to MPLSVPIIRKLPSNLLRDCADLFELAWPLLREPHSALLDSGPVPAGPADLRQFSYMGWAPYQVLSAQGTQLRLWKRRESGGRGHTRLLQGDPFEQLQILLQETRTEQAADWIPFTSGAVGYLGYGLRERIEQVPRVKKDSPPQPDMVFCWYDRLLAWDHRTREAWLCVTPGQGSDPDAVFQELVSLLNICRPLPEVRRYFSRSQRPEPRMAREDYRTMITRCKELIAAGEIYQANLSHQFVFELPGRNLVELYAALRTAHPAPFGAFLNYPGFSVLSLSPERFLRVQGSRVETRPIKGTAARGATNDEDRVRASQLLQSTKDAAEHVMIVDLERNDLGRVCKPGSVRVERSAELESYATVHHLVSTIAGQLREGTGPVDCLRATFPGGSISGAPKVRAMQIIEELEPLGRGLYTGSIGWISGAGNMDFSIVIRTILAQGNKGYLHVGGGIVADSDPDAEYQETLHKAAAFLQVLGGEVSALGSGGVPSVCRGEQCEAIFVENRSPRRGVYPERMRRAPRDDDGA